A window from Amblyomma americanum isolate KBUSLIRL-KWMA chromosome 7, ASM5285725v1, whole genome shotgun sequence encodes these proteins:
- the LOC144097388 gene encoding tubulin beta-1 chain-like, translating to MREIVHIQTGQCGNQIGAKFWEVIRDEHGIDPNGAYCGDSDLQLERINVYYNEASGGKYVPRAILADLEPRTMDTVRSGPFGELFRPDNFVFGQGGAGDNWAKGHYTEGAELVDSVLDVVRKEAESCDCLQGFQLTHSLGGGTGSGMGTLLISKIREEYPDCIMNTYSVFPSPKVSDIVVEPYNATLSVHQLVQNTDETNCIDNKALYDICFRKLNLTTPTYRDLNHLVAATMSGVTTCLRFPGQLNADLHKLAVNMVPFPRLHFFIPGFAPLTSRGSQQYRALTVPELTQQMFDAKNMMAACDPRQGRYLTVAAVFRGRMSMREVYDQMLNFRKKYSGSFVEWVPNNVKTAVCDIPHRGLKMSATFIGNSTAIQELFKRISEQLTAMFRRKAFLHWYTREGMCEMEFSEAESSMNDLVSEYQQYQ from the exons atgcgcgagatagttcacatccagacaggccagtgtggcaacCAGATTGGGGCGAAG TTTTGGGAGGTCATTCGCgatgagcatggcatcgatccAAACGGGGCGTACTGTGGCGAttcggacctccagttggagcgcatcaatgtctaTTACAACGAGGCCTCAG gaggtaaaTACGTACCTCGGGCCATCCTGGCTGACCTGGAGCCGCGAACCATGGACACCGTCCGCTCGGGACCCTTCGGAGAACTCTTCCGGCCGGACAATTTCGTGTTTG GTCAAGGTGGTGCGGGCGATAACTGGGCTAAGGGCCACTACACTGAGGGTGCCGAACTAGTGGACTCGGTACTCGACGTCGTGCGCAAGGAAGCGGAGTCCTGCGATTgcctgcagggattccagctgacccactcccttggcggtggtactggatctggcatgggcacactgctcatctcgaagatccgcGAAGAGTACCCAGATtgcatcatgaacacctacagtgtatttccctctccaaag GTTTCGGACATCGTCGTCGAGCCGTACAATGCTACCCTTTCTGTGCATCAGCTCGTGCAGAACACCGACGAGACGAACTGCATCGACAACAAGGCGCTCTATGACATCTGCTTCCGAAAGCTGAATCTCACGACTCCCACGTACAGAGACCTCAACCACTTGGTCGCCGCAACGATGTCCGGTGTGACTACATGCCTTCG GTTTCCTGGacagctgaatgctgatcttcacaagctggccgttaacatggtgcccttcccgcgCCTCCACTTCTTTATACCTGGATTTGCTCCGCTCACTTCCCGCGGCAGCCAgcagtaccgggctctgactgtgccggaactgacgcaacagatgttcgatgccaaaaacatgatggctgcttgcgacccccgccaaGGCCGTTACTTGACAGTggctgcagtcttcagaggccgaatgagcatgAGGGAAGTGTATGACCAGATGCTCAACTTCCGAAAGAAGTACTCTGGCTCGTTCGTCGAATGGGTACCGAACAACGTCAAGACTGCAGTCTGTGACATACCGCATCGAGGTCTTAAGATGTCGgctactttcattgggaacagcacagccattcaagagcttttcaaGCGAATCTCTGAGCAGTTGACAG